The following are from one region of the Erwinia sp. SLM-02 genome:
- a CDS encoding ABC transporter permease, giving the protein MANIFKLPRSVEGWLGWVIVLMLVLFSTLSSEFLSIQNLLDLTESYAVTGIFALGLFVVLVTGGIDISFAAVASVAQYVIASLLLNDVIASPLLCIVLAIACGIVFGLINAVLIYYLNIVSIIITISMQSLLFGMLMWITNGHSIYDLPDWWINQRTVLPFEYGGESYQVGLPVVVMLAMALLTWLLLNKTHIGRQLYAVGGSNESARRIGIRVSVIYLFAYGYLGAAAAIGGMLQAYRMSEVVPNAMVGGELDVLAAAVLGGASLSGGRGSVVGTLMGVFLIGILKNGLNLIGVSSYFVNIVIGVVIVAAICVTHYKKRKETDVGFV; this is encoded by the coding sequence ATGGCTAACATTTTTAAACTGCCACGTTCGGTCGAAGGCTGGCTGGGCTGGGTTATCGTCTTAATGCTGGTGCTGTTTTCGACGTTAAGCAGTGAGTTTTTGTCGATTCAGAACCTGCTGGATTTAACCGAAAGCTATGCCGTGACCGGCATTTTTGCGCTGGGCCTGTTTGTGGTGTTGGTGACCGGCGGCATTGATATTTCCTTCGCCGCCGTGGCGTCCGTCGCACAGTATGTCATTGCCTCGCTGCTGCTGAACGATGTCATCGCCAGCCCGCTGCTGTGCATCGTGCTGGCGATTGCCTGCGGCATCGTCTTCGGCCTGATCAACGCCGTTCTTATCTACTACCTCAATATCGTCTCGATCATTATCACCATCAGCATGCAGTCGCTGCTGTTCGGCATGCTGATGTGGATAACCAACGGCCACAGTATCTACGACCTGCCGGACTGGTGGATCAATCAGCGCACCGTCCTGCCCTTCGAATACGGCGGCGAAAGCTATCAGGTGGGCCTGCCGGTGGTGGTGATGCTGGCCATGGCGCTGCTGACCTGGCTGCTGCTGAATAAAACCCATATCGGTCGGCAGCTCTACGCCGTCGGCGGCAGCAACGAATCCGCACGCCGCATCGGCATCCGCGTTTCGGTGATTTATCTGTTTGCCTACGGCTATTTAGGCGCGGCGGCAGCCATTGGCGGCATGCTGCAGGCGTACCGCATGAGCGAAGTGGTGCCTAACGCGATGGTCGGCGGCGAACTGGATGTGCTGGCGGCGGCGGTGCTGGGCGGCGCCAGCCTCTCCGGCGGCAGAGGCTCGGTGGTCGGCACGCTGATGGGCGTATTCCTGATCGGCATTTTGAAAAACGGCCTGAACCTGATTGGCGTTTCCAGCTATTTCGTCAACATCGTGATTGGCGTCGTTATTGTCGCGGCTATCTGCGTCACCCACTACAAGAAGCGCAAAGAAACCGATGTCGGCTTCGTCTGA
- a CDS encoding sugar ABC transporter ATP-binding protein, with product MLNNNHADNAAPLITLNALSKSFGGHQALKNITLTLNKGEVHCLAGANGCGKSTLIKTISGVYAPDAGSEIIIDDKTHSRLTPDRARALGIQVIYQDLSLFPNLTVAENIAFEYNLKGYFGWFKQKKLREKAQQILSELAFNIDPDALVQHLPIAQRQQIAICRALVADARLVIMDEPTASLTRTEVNQLLRTVNYLRDKNITVVFVSHRLDEVKEISDRITVIRDGEKIGTWDAAALSTGKITELMTGLVIEHQQKLPNAELGKVVLELNNLSRKGQYDDISLRLHRGEVLGLCGLLGSGRTELALSLFGITHPDRGEILLDGKKVRLKDNTQAREMGIAYVSEDRLTLGAILPQSVADNMVISILDEIKTPWHLIDEQRKDALVQEWIKDLDIKVTNPDNPLSTLSGGNQQKVVLAKWILTRPKVLILDAPTVGVDIGAKDSIYKLIHRLSGVGISVLLITDEAPEAYYNCDRVLHMKQGKIVNELIPSTLSEHQLAEAING from the coding sequence ATGCTGAATAATAACCATGCCGATAATGCCGCCCCGCTGATTACGCTGAACGCGCTGTCAAAAAGCTTTGGCGGCCATCAGGCATTAAAAAACATCACGCTGACCTTAAATAAAGGCGAAGTCCACTGCCTGGCCGGGGCCAACGGCTGCGGTAAAAGCACGCTGATTAAAACCATCAGCGGCGTCTACGCGCCCGATGCCGGTAGCGAAATCATCATTGATGACAAAACCCATTCCCGCCTGACGCCGGACCGCGCGAGGGCGTTAGGCATTCAGGTCATTTATCAGGATCTGTCGCTGTTTCCAAACCTGACCGTCGCCGAAAACATCGCCTTCGAATATAACCTGAAGGGCTATTTCGGCTGGTTTAAGCAAAAAAAACTCCGGGAAAAAGCGCAGCAGATCCTCAGCGAGCTGGCGTTCAATATCGATCCGGACGCGCTGGTGCAGCATCTGCCGATTGCGCAGCGCCAGCAGATTGCCATCTGCCGCGCGCTGGTTGCCGACGCCCGGCTGGTAATTATGGATGAGCCCACCGCCTCGCTGACGCGCACGGAGGTGAACCAGCTGCTGCGCACGGTGAACTATCTGCGGGATAAAAATATCACCGTGGTCTTCGTCAGCCACCGTCTGGATGAAGTGAAAGAGATTTCCGACCGCATTACCGTCATTCGCGACGGCGAGAAGATCGGCACCTGGGACGCCGCCGCCCTCTCCACTGGAAAAATTACCGAGCTGATGACCGGACTGGTCATTGAGCACCAGCAGAAGCTGCCGAACGCCGAACTCGGCAAGGTGGTGCTGGAGCTGAATAACCTCAGCCGCAAAGGCCAGTATGACGATATCTCCCTGCGGCTGCACCGGGGTGAGGTGCTTGGCCTGTGCGGCCTGCTGGGGTCCGGCCGCACCGAGCTGGCGCTGAGCCTGTTTGGTATCACCCACCCTGACCGTGGCGAGATCCTGCTCGACGGTAAAAAGGTGCGGCTCAAAGACAACACCCAGGCGCGGGAGATGGGTATTGCCTATGTCTCGGAAGACCGGCTGACGCTGGGGGCCATTCTGCCGCAGTCGGTGGCCGATAATATGGTGATTTCGATTCTCGATGAGATCAAAACGCCGTGGCACCTGATTGACGAGCAGCGCAAAGATGCGCTGGTGCAGGAGTGGATTAAGGACCTGGATATCAAGGTGACCAACCCGGATAACCCGCTTTCGACCCTTTCCGGCGGCAATCAGCAGAAGGTGGTGCTGGCCAAGTGGATCCTCACCCGGCCAAAAGTATTAATTCTCGATGCCCCCACCGTCGGCGTGGATATCGGCGCGAAAGACAGTATTTACAAGCTGATCCACCGCCTCTCCGGCGTCGGTATTTCCGTGCTGCTGATCACCGATGAAGCCCCGGAAGCCTACTACAACTGCGATCGCGTGCTGCATATGAAACAGGGAAAGATCGTCAACGAGTTAATTCCTTCAACGCTGAGCGAACATCAACTCGCGGAGGCCATCAATGGCTAA